Proteins co-encoded in one Hymenobacter swuensis DY53 genomic window:
- a CDS encoding inorganic phosphate transporter, whose amino-acid sequence MFGLEPHVLLLLIACLVAACAFEFVNGFHDTANAVATVIYTNTLRPWVAVVWSGFWNFIGVLTGGIAVAMGIVYLLPVESLVDQNVYHGIAMVGALIIAAIIWNVGTWYYGLPSSSSHALIGSILGVGIAYSLLPESNGAAVNWGKAGETMASLLISPIFGFSLTIIMMFLLKRFVANKSIFKEPHKRKPPPLWIRLILIATCTLVSFFHGSNDGQKGVGLIMLILIGIVPIHFALNSKLNPLDMRASLTNVEMVMNKVNVNGLSEADSKLLADIRTQTSTLDQIFAGKTDVKQLPETARFEIRKAILLLNNRAKKLTSSDKVPLSTADRTTFEDSIKQMRTFTDYAPWEVSFMVALSLGIGTMVGWKRIVKTIGERIGKEHLTYAQGASSELVAAAMIGVNTQFGLPVSTTHVLSSAIAGSMVANRGIKNLNPQMIRNIALAWVLTLPVTMTLAGGLFLLFRAIIPS is encoded by the coding sequence ATGTTTGGCTTAGAGCCTCATGTGCTGCTGCTGCTGATTGCCTGTCTGGTAGCAGCCTGCGCGTTTGAATTTGTAAACGGCTTCCACGATACGGCCAACGCGGTGGCTACGGTGATTTACACCAACACGCTGCGGCCCTGGGTGGCCGTGGTGTGGTCGGGCTTCTGGAACTTCATCGGGGTGCTTACGGGCGGTATTGCGGTGGCCATGGGCATCGTGTACCTGCTGCCGGTGGAAAGCCTCGTAGATCAGAACGTGTACCACGGCATTGCTATGGTGGGCGCGCTTATCATTGCGGCCATCATCTGGAACGTAGGCACCTGGTATTACGGCCTGCCCTCGTCGTCGTCGCACGCCCTCATTGGGTCCATCTTAGGCGTGGGCATTGCCTACTCCCTGCTGCCCGAGTCGAACGGAGCAGCCGTGAACTGGGGCAAAGCCGGCGAAACCATGGCTTCTCTGCTGATCAGCCCCATCTTCGGCTTCTCGCTGACCATCATCATGATGTTTCTGTTGAAGCGGTTTGTGGCCAACAAGTCCATCTTTAAAGAGCCCCACAAGCGCAAGCCGCCACCCCTCTGGATTCGTCTGATTCTGATTGCCACCTGCACGCTGGTGAGCTTCTTCCACGGCTCCAACGACGGCCAGAAGGGCGTGGGCCTGATCATGCTGATTCTCATCGGCATCGTGCCCATTCACTTTGCCCTGAACTCCAAGCTGAACCCGCTGGATATGCGCGCGTCGCTGACCAACGTGGAAATGGTGATGAACAAGGTGAACGTGAACGGCCTGAGCGAAGCCGACAGCAAGCTGCTGGCCGACATCCGGACCCAGACAAGCACACTGGACCAGATTTTCGCCGGTAAAACCGACGTGAAGCAACTGCCCGAAACGGCCCGCTTCGAAATCCGCAAGGCCATTCTGTTGCTGAACAACCGCGCCAAGAAACTTACCTCCAGCGACAAAGTGCCCCTGAGCACCGCCGACCGCACCACCTTCGAGGACAGCATCAAGCAGATGCGCACTTTCACGGACTACGCGCCCTGGGAGGTTTCCTTCATGGTGGCCCTGTCCTTGGGTATTGGTACGATGGTGGGCTGGAAGCGCATCGTGAAAACCATCGGGGAGCGAATCGGGAAGGAGCACCTGACGTACGCGCAGGGTGCGTCGTCGGAACTGGTAGCCGCCGCCATGATTGGAGTGAACACCCAGTTCGGCCTGCCTGTTTCTACCACCCACGTCCTGTCGTCGGCCATTGCCGGCAGCATGGTGGCCAACCGCGGCATCAAGAACCTGAACCCCCAGATGATCCGCAACATTGCCCTGGCCTGGGTACTCACCCTACCCGTGACGATGACGCTGGCCGGCGGATTGTTCCTGCTATTCCGGGCCATCA